The Polypterus senegalus isolate Bchr_013 chromosome 1, ASM1683550v1, whole genome shotgun sequence genomic sequence tcacggggtccatgaggggtctgggcctcctaaaatccaccaccagctccttagttttgctggtgttcagttgtaggtggtttgagtcacccCATTTAACAAATTCCTTGATTCTGGGCCAACACCTGCTCCCAGCTACTTTGCTCCTTTGTCTGTCCAAACACATCACTCTGCTCTACCTCATTCCTCTAGCCTGGCATCAGAGGCACCCCGTATGCCACGCTATACCCCCCAAGCCCCATGAGCTGACCCAAGTCCAGCTTTCACATCTAAGGTTTGCCACCAGCCATGCATTCCAAGCAGTTGGGCTTCACCAGTGCGGGCACACGGTCAAAGTTCTTTCTAAGTGCTGTGTTTTGCCTCCAACATGCCGCTCAGTGATCTGTTTTTTATAATCAGCTTCTCCAGATATTCCCGCCCCCATGAACAGGTTTCTGCCATCTGAGGAGCATGACCCTCTTGGGTCCGGACCCCGGGGTCTCTCCAATATAGATAATTAACTGATAGTTTGGTTTGTTGCTTTTGTATTAACAGTATACCATTTACTAATTGCATCCAACTCTTTGTCTGCACTCCACAGGACGAGGCTCCGGCCTACACCCTGCAGTCTGCCTAGCAATTCGAGTCAACACCTTTCTCAGCTGCAGTCAGTACCACAAAATGTACCGCACAGTGAAAGCGACAAGTGGACGGCAAATCTTCCAGCCCCTGCATGCCCTCCGAAATGCAGAAAAGGCACTTCTGCCAGGATATCACCCGTATGAGTGGCAACCGTCTTTGAAAAATGTCTCAAGCAACACAGAAGTAGGCATCATCGATGGCCTGTCAGGATGGAAAGCTTCAGTGGACGACGCCCAGATGGACACTATTGCTCGTAGGTTCCGTTATGATGTCGCCGTGGTTGCTGCTCTCAAGGACCTGGAGGAGGATATCCTTGAAGGCATAAAGGAGCATGAGTTGGATGATTCCTCCACCGAAATTTTTACAGTGACAGTAAAAGAGTCATGTGATGGAATGGGAGATGTAAGTGAAAAACACGGTGGTGGTCCAGCACTACCAGAAAAAGCTGTGCGCTACTCTTTCACGATTATGTCAATTGCGACACGAGATGAAGAGGGCAACAACGTTATGATCTTTCAAGAGTCCAAGCCTAATTCTGAACTGTGCTGCAAGCCACTCTgcctgatgtttgctgatgagtcGGATCATGAGACATTAACAGCCATCTTAGGCCCTGTGGTGGCCGAAAGAGAAGCTATGAAGGAGAGTCGATTAATTTTAGACATTGGTGGACTTTCTCGGTGTTTTCGCTTTATTTTCCGAGGAACAGGCTACGATGAAAAACTGGTAAGAGAATTAGAGGGATTAGAAGCCTCTGGGTCGACGTATATATGCACACTTTGTGACTCTACCAGGGTTGAAGCATCCAGAAACATGATTCTCCACACCATTACTAGAAGTCACGAAGAGAACTTGGAACGTTACGAGATCTGGAGGTCCAACCCATTCTCAGAGTCTGCTGATGACCTCCGGGACAGAGTCAAAGGCGTTTCAGCCAAACCTTTCATGGAGACCCACCCTTCCATCGATGCACTCCACTGTGACATTGGAAATGCGGCTGAGTTTTACAAGATTTTCCAGGATGAAATTGGGGAAGTCTTCCAAAATCCCAACCCCCcaaaagaggaaagaaaaagatggCAATCGGCTCTGGACAAGcaactgaggaaaaagatgaaCTTAAAACCAATTATGAGAATGAACGGAAATTTTGCTCGCAAACTCATAACCAGTGAAGCAGTGGAAGCAGTTTGTGAACTCGTTCCCTCAGAGGAGCGCAAAGAAGCTCTTCGAGAACTCGTGAACCTCTACCTTCAAATGAAACCTGTCTGGCGTTCAACTTGTCCACTTAAAGAATGCCCTGACCTGCTATGTAGATATAGTTTTAACTCGCAGCGCTTTGCAGAGCTTCTCTCCTCCACTTTCAGTTATCGCTATGATGGAAAGATCACCAACTATTTACACAAGACGTTGGCTCACGTACCCGAAATCATCGAAAAAGAAGGATCCATCGGTGCTTGGGCCAGTGAAGGAAACGAGTCAGGAAATAAACTCTTCCGTCGTTTTCGTAAAATGAATGCTCGACAGTCCAAGTGCTATGAGTTGGAAGACATTCTTAAACATCACTGGCTGTATACTTCAAAGTACCTCCAGAAGTTTATGGAGGCACATAAGAATTCGGTTAAAGCTATTGAAGCCACCATCACACCGATAGAGACTGAAGATGATCCTACTGATGTTATAGATTCTCTCGAGTTCTGAGGAAATCGAAGGTTAACGCTGAAATGatgtgatcatttaaaaaaatcatttcctTGTGTGCTGACTAATGTCATTGACCATGGAAGTGGTAGAATGAGTTAGTAGCCAGAAATGTTTTGTCTTTGCAGAGTCAGCTGAGAGAAAGTTAAGACAAGAATCTTCAGTTGGTTTAGTCGCTAGGGATCTGTTTAAGTGATAAGATACTGGTGAAGAAAGATTATGATTGTGAGCGCAGCTGACTATGCCAATTACattaagaaaatcagaaaaattgCCTTTTGCTCTCAGCTTGCTGACCCTGATATTCAGGAAATTGGATACATCTGGGTAGCATCTTAATTATACCATCCCATATAGATGGCATGACACCACTCAAGAACAAGAGCGCGATTCGTGAGTGGTCAACCAGTTCACACAGTATACTGCCTCTCTCTAATTACCCTAAAACATGTAATGGAACAGGGATCGCTTGATGTTCTCTGGAGCGTAGGTTCCATTTCATCACATAACTTCAAGAAAACAGCTCTAAGAAATTTAAATGGGCTTAAAAGGCAGTCATTACCAAAAACCAAATCATCATCACAATCCTTGAAAATTCACTCCTTGTGTAAGCCTGCCATCACCAGTGTTGTCGTACAACATGCAACACCCCCTGTCTATAGGCTAAAtactaagaagaagaagacattgcatttatGTAACTCTTTTCAAAAccttcaaagtgctttacatgggcACTGGGGGGCCACTTCAATAATTCAGTAACCACCGATGTGCAATATCCACCTGGAGGAGGCGATGGCAGCTATTTTAAATCAGTACACTCACAACAATTTAGAGACGGGATGATGAAAAGGAGGCCAAAATTACCAGGTTGTGATCttctatgaccacagagagtcaggacctcggtttttatgtctcatctgaaggataaGGCAGCTTATTATTAAGTGTAGACATCAGGCATTATTACCGACACTGAAGACCactggattgggagaacatgtcAATAAACTGTAAAACTATAAACAGTTCAAAATCATCAGAATGTGACCCAAGTGACAGTTATtctaatattactactactactaccaatagtaataataattataataataatattaataataataattcttaatatTTATATAAGGCTATTTTCATTACTCAAAGCTCTTTACATAAAGCGTGGacagccacttcaaccaccaccagcaTTCAGCAGCATTCAGCATGCCAGTACATTCACTACTCATTAGCTGTTAGGAGGTGAAGTGGTAAGAGAGACAGCAAATCAGACACAGGGGATGATTAGAAGGGTtggaatgactaggccatggtgggcaatttagccaggacatacATCCtattctttatgaaggatgcccagtgatcttttatgaccacagagagtcagaacctccaTCCAAAAGACGGCACCATTCTTTAACAGCGCAGTGTCGCCATCCATgccctggggcattgggatccacacacagaccacagggtaagcgtcaACTGCTGGCCTCAACAACACCACTTCCAGTAGCAACCTATGGTTGTTTTGATTGGTCTCTCATCCAAGCCAGCACTTGGACAATCCGAACagccgaacatgcttagcttcaggtagatgacTTGTTGATGTCTTCAGTGATGGTTTTAACACCTAATGCCTATGcttcatgtggcaaatgcataaTACACACttgccaactatgctaaaatctatatctatctatctatctatctatttatctatctatctatctatctatctatctatctatctatctatctatctatctatctatctattatatagtgcctttcacatatctatctatctatctatctatctatctatctatctatctatctatctatctatctatctatctatttattatatagtgcctttcacatatctatctatctatctatctatctatctatctatctatctatctatctatctatctatctatctatctatctatctatctatctatctatctatctatctatctatctacccttgAAAGTAATTTGCACATCAGGTTAGTGATTTATAAATCCCGACTTTTGTGTAAGACATGATTAACATAAATTTCCAAGCGTAAGCATATTTTATGCATGGGGCCGTAGGTTTCTGAAGCTGTGAGCAGCATCATTTTAAATTaacctccttttttttttacttcggCCCATTTTCGAGGTCCCGTATCCTGTTTTTGTATTGTTATGCGatgcattttaacattttctagttatcatttcttttaattaaatgtaatattttaatgcgGCACAGTGGTTAATGATGCAGCCTCACTGCTCGAGAAGACAAAATTTAAATTGGTGTTTATAactaatgtattaaaaataataaaacatgttatttatatagcgcctcaaAGCAAATTCTCTGATGCTGCCCGCCTTCTGCCCCAAAGCTTGCAAAATGTGCTCCCCTGCCGGCATAGTGCAGAGCGGGTGGGTGCAATAAGTGAATGGATGAGTAGCTTTGCTTTGCCTACATAGTTAATGATATTATATTAGTATAGCTGCCAAACAtagtgcagttttattatttttttttaaataaattataagccTTTACTTTTAGAAGGAGTTGCCAATTGAGCATTATAGGCATTTAGTGAGCACCGGCGTTgattttcttcacatttattttGAAGGACTTTCCTTCTGCTaaggtaataataattattatcgcGTTTACCGCATTACTTTGATTGATTTAACAGATTATGCCAATGGCTGTGGGACAAGCCTTTCCGAACTTGTTAATCGCACTCTTTCGCAGTAAGCCTTGTAAACAAGTACAAGGGTGGACGCGTCTCTTTTCAAGATGAAGGATGAATAAAGGGTAATGCCTTGCCTACTGATCCGCTTGTTGGCTGTCGGATCCtatacatgaaaaatgaatattttatgttCCTCCTCCTAGAACATTGATTTGATAGCGATGGAAAGCTCTTAAGTCCAAATGGCATTTTTTTTACGACTGCTTTTTATGTGCTGCATCATCCGTGTCTATTAAAATTAAAACGGCAAGCACAGATGGAATCATGCGAGTTCACTTCTATCAGATCACACAACACTGCGTTTATTGGGTGCTTTAACCGCTGGACCATAAAGGGCTCCGCcaattgtttgttttcattaGACATCAGCCAAAGGCGAGTAACATAAAAGCAGCTTATAACAAGGACTCGATTATGAAAATGTTGGATGAAAGGAAGaattaatttactgtaaaataCCCACATTATCCATCTGACTGCTGCATATGTAAGACAGTCCCGACAAGGTGAAATGTTCTCGGTAGGAGCAGTGATTAAAAATTAACAACGGGTGGGGTTGGCCAATACTGCTATTGAATTGTGATTATAAAATAGATTCTTTTTACTGAAGTTAGAATAAACCAAGCTACCTCATAACACAGAATGCACTAGAAGTGATCCGTGAGCTCATTCCTTCTGGGGAGACCTTTGAGAACACAGTTTACCTTCAAAGGAGGTCCATTTGGCACTCAACCTGTCCAGATCAAGAATGCCTAggcctttttttttcaattgataGCAGTTTGATAACTGAGCACTTTGTAAGGTCTCCCTCCAGGACCGTCCTGTATCGGTTTGATATATGGACAACCCATCATCTCAATCGGGCGATTTTTCTCTTTACTAAACTCACTCGTGAAAGAAGGATCCATTAGTGCTTAAGTAAGGAAACAAACTCTACCGTCGTCTCAGTCAAATTAATGCCCATCAGTTCACATTTTCCATTTGAAGAAATAGAGGGCATTCATTATATTTAAACAATTCGATGATGATTTTCTGGACTGGGTTGGTCCAATTTTAGGGACAATGTAGATCATTTGCTGGAGTCAGAGAAGAGACAATGTCTGCTCTAATTCATTCCTGAGAACTGTTTGAGGAAGTTAGTGGATTTAGAAGAAAAATCTGGACCCCCAAGCCCCAATCCTGTTATGAACTGTGTTTTAAATTTGATGTGTTCCTTaatgttataataaataaatctagcTTTTACAACAAGGAAAGCTACGATGAagcagatccagcaacattctttcagcttaaggatgaatcacaccatcgaggacatcagtggaaatgaaggggaagtgcattgaGGACTGAAAGCAGGAAGCACTTCATACCACAGTTAGTTCTGGGAGTCTGGACGAGCagaaacctttaagaaggatattGGGAGAGCTTAACTATTAGTTAAACAAGCAtccttgatggactgaatggtctcctctcgtttgtcaaatttcatttGTTCTTATGTATGTTCTAATGGAACCACTTTGTGATTTCCTTCCTTCTGAGGTACAAAACGAAGGCCTTTGAGAACTCGTGAACCTCTTCCTGCGATTAAAGTTTggcaggtaattaccatcaccagagcccttaagctgcctccccggCGTACGCGGGTGACAGTGGACAGTAGATGGTCCTGGCATGTGGACatcatctggaccaccctgtactctTTTTGAACTGCATTTATAAATCTGTTTGATCACTAAGGTTATGATGAATCAAGCTAGCTCGGACGTCGGCCCTACAATGGTCGCACTTTATCATAATGGTACAGAGCCCCGTAAAGGAAGGTCCATTAggttttccattttcattttattcacatGTCTCACCTCACTACCTCACGTCAGGTCATTGTAGCAAAACGTCTTGATCTGCTGTATGAATCACAGGGAAGAAGCACTCAGTTGTATTATTTTATCTTAAATAGCGGAATCGCGTCAATGTGATGGCtttttgtaaattgtaaattTGTTTGAATTTGACAATATTGTCTAATGGTAGCTCGGTCATTACCTTGCTTAACTTTGGTCTGAGgttttaaaaagcatttctaTTATTCTGTCATGGAAACATTCTTTGAAACATGTATTAGAATTATAATTGCTTCTGTCAGTATATGATTTGTTTAACAATGTTAATGAATTTTTATGTActcttattaaattaaatatgcacTTGTTGATGCTCTTACAGCAATTGTACTAAACCAGTTTGATTGTGCTTTTATAGACTTGTGAAGTGCATTGTTCTTATTCATATTagcattaataaaagattttaagtactccgtgttttcattttgtgctccttaCACCTGTCCATTCAGGCCATTCGCTTTCCAAACTCACTCAAATCTCTTTTTCAATGGCTACagtggccaaacgttttgagaatggcacaagtattaattttcacaaagttttacTGCTTCGGTGTCTTtagatctttctgtcagatgtttctatggtgtactgaagtagaattacaaacatttcagaagtttcaaaggcttttattgacaatgacatgaagtttatgcaaagagtcaatagtTGCAGTGTTGGCCTTTCTGCAATTCACCCTagcaggctggcaatcaacttctgggccaaatcctgaccgatggcagctgcccattcttgcataatcaatgcttggagtttgtcagaattggtgggtttttgtttgtccacccgcctcttgaggattaacCACAAAAACTCAATGGGATTAAAgttctggggagtttcctggccattgACCTcaaaatttgatgtttttttcccccGAACCACTGACTTcccacttttgccttatggcgcGGTGCTCCATCATACTGGAGAAGGCATTGTGGGTCagcaaactgttcttggatggttgggagaagttgctctcggaggatgttttggtgccattctttattcatggctcagGATcagggggcaccaccagtgcagagcttgctcaggaatggcaggaggcaggtgaagacttttggaggatggcctggtgggcaTCAAGAAGGGCACCAAAGAAGCCAAGAGAAACATCAGGGAGAAACTGATATTCTGGgactggactgctgaggactgctgggggaaagtcattgtctctgatgaatcccctttcctaTTAATTGGGGCAtccagagaagaaaaggtgaatggtgctaccatcagtcctgtgtcaggccGACAGTCAAgaatcctgagaccattcatgacATGtggggtagcttctcagccaaggcagtgggttcactcacaatttggcctaaaaACACAGccctgaataaagaatgggaccaaaacatcctgtgagagcaacttctcccaaccatccaagaacagtttggtgactaaCAATGATGGAGAaccaggccataaggcaaaagtgagaccATTGGAGGAGATTGGtccaagtgtgtgtgtgcctccactctgtgctgttgctggatgtctcaAAGCGGGTGTAGAAGGTGTTGAGATCATCTGGCAGACTGTCAgtggagctgattgtgctggtggaggtcctgtagtctgtgatgtgctgtaggccctgccacatacgCCCAGAGTCAGCAGTAGAATGGATGCCCTTCAGCTTCTCTCTGCACTGCCTCTCGGCTGCTGCAATGGTTTTTTCTTAGTCCGTACTTCGCAGCTTTGTACTCCGTCTCAGTGCCTAATCTAAACGCAAGAGAGCGGGCACACAGCATGTGGCATACCTGACTGTTTATTCAGGGCTTCTGGTTGGAGAACTTCCTGACTGGTATTGTGGGCATGATATTGTCAATACAGGTGCTAATGTACCCAGTCACATACTCAGCATTGTCCTGAATGCATCTGGGGCAAATTTCATGTGTCATAACAAAGCATCTAAATACTTGTGTCGATACAATATTCCAGTTTTTTCTCAGTTTAGCTGGGTGGCCAGCTCTAAAAAGAGttatggttgttccaaacttcatccatttaagaatcatggaggccactgtgctcttctGAACCTTCAATGTTGcagatttttcctttttctgtagccttccccagacctGCACCTCGACACAATCCGGTCTCTAAGCACCGCCGACTGTCCCCTCAAcctcatgacttggtttttgctcaTCTGCGGACCActtgtagacaggtgtgtgcttcTCCTAAACAATCTAATTAAACAGTCCACAGGTGAACACTAAACAcgtcaatgatgatcaatagaactGAATGCATCTGAGACAAATTTCATGTGTCATAGCAAGGCAtctaaatcttcttcttctttcggctgctcccattaggggacaccacagcagatcatcttcttccatatgtttatgtcctctgtatcttgatctgttacacccatcaccagcatgtcctctctcaccatatcaataaaccttctcttaggccttcctcttctcctcttccctggcagctctattcctagcacccttctcccaatatactcagcatctctcttctgcacatgtccaaaccagttcacatgtccaaaccagcaaaGCATctaaatatttgtgtcaatgcGATATTccagttgtggttgttccaaacctcATCCATTTAAGATtcatggaggccactgtgttcttctgaaccttcaatgctgcagatttttccttttcttgtagccttccccagacctGCACCTCGACACAATCCGGTCTCTAAGCACGGCCGACTGTCCCCTCAAcctcatgacttggtttttgctcaTCTGCGGACCACCTgtagacagatgtgtgcttttTCCTAAACAGTCCAATCAAGTGACttgaccacaggtgaactccaaacaTCTCAATGGGATGCTCCTCAGGCATGCTTGTGCCAATGTGACATTTtaggtttgatttatttttattagttattttgtcATTCAgggtgtggtctatggccggtaAGTCACCACGGcaaatacccccaagccgccagatggagccatccctgcaacgtggagaggtcctgaattccagcagggcatcatggactataaggctttaatacacagccctgctggataacgtcggggccgccaggggtcactgcagggagacacagagacgtttgtttttcatacagcccagaagtacctacaggtcacgaggatggaagaaataaagtgcttccaggctgacgaagaaaagaagagttttaatctgacccggaagtgctaagaagtcacatggactgagggctcagaagcacttccaagtcacggactataaaaaggactgtgggagatcccagagttgagctgagcttaacgcgtctgggagtggtggattgtgattattgagaattattattgtatttatgagtattatggagaggagggtcct encodes the following:
- the rag1 gene encoding V(D)J recombination-activating protein 1; translation: MRTSREGPSSAEAEENPAAWKVDTTPEPTSGSVVGTADLPYGEAEGGSIKGPIGAENVGPAEKTSRGAASGFLQFSSFFQVTVLAVRMAECLLSKVGRDSNRNARCAPVTTSEKTPSLAGMAAQMADTTWRPVPSEIQHPYSKFSDWKFKLFRIKSIERAPLCPEKENQPPDVTESESPKDADMLNERPGLAGVMKLCLGGKSKESIQKNSLDLKLAEIDAHMNNLRMLCRLCGSTLKKYQANFEYEVQGLLDTMSREKLRKMGCRASSWPEVILKVFKVDVTSDLETVHPTFFCHSCWKIAIRGGGFCCFSRIRIPQWRPHSVLCKLCFPRGSVKRKGTPQSLHLMKKAKVEMKEQKRRRNAKDEGQPKHWSKLQRQRNLWVKTITRCKKTHLSSSLLTADYPVDFVHSISCQICGHIVADPIQNSCKHLFCRSCILKYTQVMGSHCPVCRVACCSSNLVPPAKSFLNILQSLHIRCPSEDCGEQVKLEDYGPHTLSHREFKANEAYSPINKGGRPRQHLLSLTRRAQKHRLRELKHQVKMFAEKEEGGDIKSVCLTMFLLALRAGNEHRKADELEAIMQGRGSGLHPAVCLAIRVNTFLSCSQYHKMYRTVKATSGRQIFQPLHALRNAEKALLPGYHPYEWQPSLKNVSSNTEVGIIDGLSGWKASVDDAQMDTIARRFRYDVAVVAALKDLEEDILEGIKEHELDDSSTEIFTVTVKESCDGMGDVSEKHGGGPALPEKAVRYSFTIMSIATRDEEGNNVMIFQESKPNSELCCKPLCLMFADESDHETLTAILGPVVAEREAMKESRLILDIGGLSRCFRFIFRGTGYDEKLVRELEGLEASGSTYICTLCDSTRVEASRNMILHTITRSHEENLERYEIWRSNPFSESADDLRDRVKGVSAKPFMETHPSIDALHCDIGNAAEFYKIFQDEIGEVFQNPNPPKEERKRWQSALDKQLRKKMNLKPIMRMNGNFARKLITSEAVEAVCELVPSEERKEALRELVNLYLQMKPVWRSTCPLKECPDLLCRYSFNSQRFAELLSSTFSYRYDGKITNYLHKTLAHVPEIIEKEGSIGAWASEGNESGNKLFRRFRKMNARQSKCYELEDILKHHWLYTSKYLQKFMEAHKNSVKAIEATITPIETEDDPTDVIDSLEF